The genomic stretch GCCGTACCACACGAACACCGCGGGCGGCCTGCGGCTGGCGCAGCAGCTGCTGAAGCGCGAGAACAAGGACATGAAGCAGATCGTGATGATCACCGACGGGAAACCCTCGGCGCTGACGCTGCCGGACGGGCGCATCTACAAGAACGCGTACGGCCTGGACCCCTACGTGCTGGGCGCGACGCTGCGTGAGGTGGCGAACTGCCGCCGCAGCGGCATTCAGGTGAACACGTTCATGCTGGCCCGCGACCCGGATCTGGTGGGCTTCGTGCGCCGCGTCAGCGAGATGACGCGCGGCAAGGCGTACTTCACGACGCCGCACAACATCGGGCAGTACGTGCTGATGGACTTCATGACGAACAAGACCAAGATGATCAACTGACGCAATGGGGCATTCAGGGGCGGGCGGCGTGAGGCGGTCTGCCTCTGCCCTTTTATGCTGCCCGTATGAACGTGGATCTGGGGACGGTGCGGGGGCAGCTGGCGCGGACGCCGGGCGTGCTGGACGCGCTGCTGCGGGGCCTGCCGGGGGACTGGGTGGGGCTGGACGAGGGGCCGGGGACGTGGTCGCCGCGTGGGGTGGTGGCGCACCTGTCGCACGCGGACCGCACGAACTGGCTGCCGCGTGCGCGGGTGCTGCTCGCATGGGGCGAGGCGGAGGTGTTCCCGCCGTTCGACCGGGCCGGGCATCAGGCGGCGGAGGCGGCGCGGTCCCTGGATGAACTGCTGGACGACTTCGCGGCGGTGCGGGCGGAGAGCCTGCACGCGCTGGACACCCTGAACCCGGGTCCGGCAGAGCTGGCGCGGCGGGGCACGCACCCGGAGTTCGGACCCGTGACGCTGGCGCAGCTACTCGCGACCTGGGCGGCGCACGATCTGGATCATGTCCTGCAGATCACGCGCACGCTGGGCGGCGGGTACCGGGAGGCGGTGGGGCCATGGCGGGCGTACCTGCGGATCATGCGGCCCGCGTAGACCACCTCCCGCAGGCCAGCTTCAGCGGATGCGTTCGCTGAGGCCGGGGACTGCCTGGCCGCGCAGCAGGTCGGCCAGCACCTGCGCGCCGCGCACGACGCCCAGCGCGGGGCGGCTGAACAGCGCGTTGGCGTCCACCGCCCACACCTCTCCCAGCGGCAGGTCCGGCAGGTTGCAGGCGAAGGTGACGTTGTCGCGCAGGCCGTACCCGCAGCACAGGACGACGCTCACGTCGGGCCGCAGGGGCGCGATCTGCTCCCAGGTGGCGCGGCCCGAGTCGGTGCCGGGGGTGCCCAGGACGTTCACGCCGCCCGCCCGCACCACCTGCTCGGGCACCCAGTGCCCCCCGTAGAACGGAGGTTCGGTCCACTCCAGCGTCAGGACGCGCGGCGCGTGGGGAACGGGCCGGATGGCGTCCCAGTCGGCCTGCGCCTGCCGGGCGAGGGCATCGCCGGCCTCGGGGA from Deinococcus soli (ex Cha et al. 2016) encodes the following:
- a CDS encoding DinB family protein; the protein is MNVDLGTVRGQLARTPGVLDALLRGLPGDWVGLDEGPGTWSPRGVVAHLSHADRTNWLPRARVLLAWGEAEVFPPFDRAGHQAAEAARSLDELLDDFAAVRAESLHALDTLNPGPAELARRGTHPEFGPVTLAQLLATWAAHDLDHVLQITRTLGGGYREAVGPWRAYLRIMRPA